The Fortiea contorta PCC 7126 genome has a segment encoding these proteins:
- a CDS encoding DUF423 domain-containing protein codes for MTQIFLSIAAILGGLSVAAGAFASHALREKISERSLEIFETGARYQMYHALALLAVGLLLSRTTSPQFTLLASGWLFIIGIAIFSGSLYALSLTNIKILGAITPLGGAAFLAGWGALAIAAWGLKL; via the coding sequence ATGACGCAGATATTTTTAAGCATAGCCGCTATTTTGGGCGGTTTGTCTGTGGCGGCTGGTGCTTTTGCTTCTCACGCCTTACGAGAAAAAATCAGTGAGCGATCGCTAGAAATTTTTGAAACTGGTGCTCGCTATCAAATGTACCATGCTCTGGCACTGTTAGCGGTAGGATTACTATTAAGTCGTACTACCTCTCCTCAATTTACTCTGCTTGCCAGTGGTTGGTTATTTATCATCGGTATTGCTATCTTTTCCGGAAGCTTGTACGCTTTAAGCCTAACTAATATCAAGATTTTGGGAGCAATCACACCCCTAGGAGGCGCAGCATTCTTGGCGGGTTGGGGTGCTTTAGCTATCGCTGCTTGGGGCTTAAAGCTTTAG
- a CDS encoding thylakoid membrane photosystem I accumulation factor, which produces MKSIRFLFLQHKYNWRRLISQALVVVVCSLFMHLQPAFAGLKDDNYDGNIFVVYAGNGSLVPPRQTLAQSLAEHKPVFLAFYLDDSKDSKEYAISISRVQEFYGKVAEIIPVNVDAIPAKPAYEPTELGYYYAGVVPQVVVFNQSGQVVLNQQGQVPFEAIDDRFREMFNLLPRTDTAQLKRRAFNEFSSELSK; this is translated from the coding sequence ATGAAAAGTATCAGGTTTTTGTTTTTACAGCACAAATATAACTGGCGACGGTTAATCTCCCAAGCACTCGTAGTCGTTGTTTGTTCATTGTTTATGCATCTGCAACCCGCATTTGCAGGTCTTAAAGATGACAACTATGATGGGAATATTTTCGTAGTATATGCTGGTAATGGTTCACTGGTTCCTCCCAGACAGACACTCGCCCAGTCTCTAGCGGAGCATAAACCCGTATTTTTAGCTTTCTATCTTGATGACAGCAAAGATAGTAAAGAATATGCAATTTCCATTTCGCGGGTACAAGAATTTTACGGTAAGGTAGCAGAAATTATCCCGGTGAATGTGGACGCCATCCCCGCGAAACCAGCTTATGAACCCACAGAACTAGGATATTATTACGCTGGGGTTGTACCCCAAGTGGTAGTCTTTAATCAGTCAGGTCAGGTAGTCTTAAATCAGCAAGGTCAAGTACCCTTTGAGGCAATCGACGACAGATTTAGAGAAATGTTTAATTTATTACCACGCACTGACACAGCCCAATTAAAGCGGCGCGCCTTCAACGAGTTTAGCAGCGAACTAAGTAAGTAA
- a CDS encoding 4-Cys prefix domain-containing protein: protein MISTQQTIYCVNPDCQHPINSVGNRVCAHCQTPLVHRYLWATGSLAAKIPPNTHVAHRYEVITQQIWLDTQPGLTPDVPEDLPQVAIPYLKLYQQQLHIPQPYGFTRLPAAGADDILLLENAPIDHNGRIYPTLADAWMQASAVRQVYWLWQILQLWSCLSELGIAHSLLIAENLRVQGWCVRLLELYPPQSIQPTLRDLGQSWQPGIASAKISVAPRLKNILQQMSNAEVDFAEISNQLNALLLSSAAELPLNLEVAGATDTGRELKQNEDACYPNSWGNLDDPLATRLAMVCDGIGGHQGGEVASQLALRSLKLQIQALLAEVAAQTELVPPDLLGQQLEASLRVVNNVISARNDEQKRQGRERMATTLVMGLQLPQQVEMLSGQPSENAHELYLANVGDSRAYWITRNYCQRLTVDDDVAMREVRLARSLYRQALQKPDAAALTQALGTKDAETLRLSVQRFILEEDGILLLCSDGLSDNDWVEQSWQDYAVPVLTGKLALEDAVRNWINLANQKNGHDNTSLVMTYCSVSREYLVSMTHLQLPVEIVESDSEIEFDLVDTPPVVLDVDITAETAPSPVKKSSRGKQLSLLGGILVLLLGGAGLALFAWLQVNPQGLQRLCQQLPQKVQQLCLPKK, encoded by the coding sequence ATGATTTCTACTCAACAAACAATTTATTGTGTAAATCCAGATTGTCAACATCCCATTAATTCTGTGGGTAATCGTGTTTGTGCTCATTGCCAAACTCCTTTAGTTCACCGCTATCTCTGGGCTACTGGCTCTTTGGCTGCGAAAATTCCTCCAAATACTCATGTTGCTCACAGGTATGAAGTTATTACACAGCAGATATGGCTGGATACGCAACCAGGATTAACGCCAGATGTTCCCGAAGATTTACCACAGGTAGCTATTCCCTACCTCAAATTATATCAACAGCAGTTACATATCCCTCAACCATATGGGTTTACTCGTTTGCCTGCAGCGGGTGCAGATGATATTCTCTTGCTAGAAAATGCACCGATAGACCACAACGGACGCATTTACCCGACACTCGCTGATGCATGGATGCAAGCATCAGCCGTGAGACAAGTTTACTGGCTGTGGCAAATTCTGCAACTGTGGTCATGTTTATCAGAATTAGGAATTGCTCATAGTTTATTAATTGCAGAGAATTTGAGAGTCCAAGGCTGGTGTGTGCGGTTACTGGAACTTTACCCGCCACAAAGTATACAGCCGACTTTGCGAGATTTGGGGCAATCTTGGCAACCTGGGATTGCATCTGCCAAAATATCAGTGGCTCCAAGGCTAAAAAACATCCTGCAGCAGATGAGCAATGCAGAGGTGGATTTTGCAGAGATTAGCAATCAACTCAACGCTTTATTGTTATCCTCAGCGGCTGAATTGCCATTAAATCTGGAAGTAGCGGGAGCTACAGATACTGGCCGTGAACTGAAGCAAAATGAGGATGCATGTTATCCGAATTCTTGGGGTAATTTGGATGACCCATTAGCTACGCGCTTGGCGATGGTGTGCGATGGTATCGGTGGACATCAAGGCGGTGAGGTAGCTAGTCAATTAGCACTCAGGTCTTTAAAGTTACAAATTCAGGCATTATTAGCGGAAGTAGCCGCACAAACTGAACTAGTACCCCCAGATTTGTTAGGACAACAACTAGAAGCTAGCTTGCGGGTGGTGAACAATGTCATCAGCGCCCGTAATGATGAACAAAAACGCCAAGGTAGGGAACGGATGGCGACAACTCTGGTGATGGGGTTGCAATTACCCCAGCAAGTGGAGATGCTTTCTGGACAACCATCAGAAAACGCCCATGAGCTTTATTTAGCTAATGTAGGCGATAGCCGTGCTTATTGGATTACTCGCAACTATTGTCAGCGACTGACGGTGGATGATGATGTGGCGATGCGGGAAGTCCGCTTGGCTCGCAGCTTGTATCGTCAAGCACTACAGAAACCAGATGCGGCGGCGCTGACTCAAGCTTTGGGAACCAAGGATGCGGAAACTCTCAGGCTGTCAGTTCAGCGATTTATTCTAGAAGAAGATGGCATTTTGCTGTTGTGTTCTGATGGATTAAGTGACAACGACTGGGTAGAACAATCTTGGCAAGATTACGCAGTACCTGTGTTAACTGGGAAACTTGCTTTAGAAGATGCTGTCCGTAACTGGATTAACTTAGCTAACCAAAAAAATGGTCACGATAACACTTCACTGGTGATGACTTATTGCAGTGTCTCCCGTGAGTATTTGGTATCTATGACTCACTTACAGTTACCGGTGGAGATTGTCGAGTCGGACTCAGAGATAGAATTTGATTTGGTTGATACGCCACCAGTGGTGCTGGATGTCGATATCACAGCCGAAACAGCTCCTAGTCCAGTGAAAAAATCCAGTAGAGGTAAGCAGTTGTCGCTGCTGGGAGGAATCTTGGTCTTGCTTTTAGGCGGTGCTGGTTTGGCGTTATTTGCTTGGTTACAAGTTAACCCACAAGGATTGCAGCGTCTGTGTCAGCAACTTCCTCAAAAAGTGCAGCAGTTGTGTCTACCAAAGAAATAA